From one Mytilus edulis chromosome 1, xbMytEdul2.2, whole genome shotgun sequence genomic stretch:
- the LOC139518830 gene encoding tripartite motif-containing protein 2-like produces the protein MASNKVILCGPCQEGRVNTKADIWCYNCNEGLCSTCSGQHKKFKGTRDHKTIDIKRYKPSIRAINTECDIHGQQLKLYCPSHLMPCCDECISINHSKCTGIKSLEGVVDNTKIEKSTKKIDMDINSTLQILNEIMSNKSGNIKRGEEQVDSIKETIVKYRKKINKHLDDLEKKLCQETDTILNQEKSKASDLKTEIDGKQKNLKKMQEQLHTVIPHTSKLQSFLGLHQIEQQVHQCQRYVDDLEDDDRAKEFDIKMKQNDEIESIQSKIRSLESLGEVMVVKKNIDLNRETSVRRKAQVQSRVQSNINNMTMNIETKIEINIKSINDMICLMDGRVIVVEQCGGKVNLLTSDGKLQKQLPISGGVESVTQINQNTIAITYPEEKAIKIFNMENETVTKVITLDKGCWGLSFSNNSMAVGLYKDEIRIIDLEGNTLKSIPVECEDYLYNLVYCNDRVIYSEFVGKAVYCYDESGKQIWKYTQDLSLPEGLCTDTYGNIIVADINSDGIIVISKDGQNSKVLFSEEDGLKEPKCICFKHNESSGFICGEDGRYLAKFNLASR, from the coding sequence ATGGCTTCAAATAAAGTTATACTATGTGGACCTTGTCAAGAAGGAAGAGTCAACACTAAAGCTGACATCTGGTGTTACAACTGTAATGAAGGCTTGTGTTCAACATGTTCTGGTCAACACAAAAAATTCAAAGGAACACGAGATCATAAAACTATTGATATCAAAAGATATAAACCCTCCATCAGAGCTATCAATACAGAATGTGACATACATGGTCAACAGCTAAAACTGTACTGTCCCAGTCATTTAATGCCTTGCTGTGATGAATGTATTTCCATAAATCATTCAAAATGTACTGGAATAAAAAGTTTAGAAGGTGTAGTAGACAAcaccaaaattgaaaaatcaacaaaaaaaatagatatgGATATTAACTCCACATTACAGATTTTGAATGAAATAATGAGCAACAAATCAGGAAACATCAAAAGAGGAGAAGAACAAGTGGACAGCATAAAGGAAACTATTGTGAAatatagaaagaaaataaataaacatttagatGACCTGGAGAAGAAGCTATGCCAAGAAACAGACACCATCTTAAAtcaagaaaaatcaaaagcatcagatttaaaaactgaaattgatggaaaacagaaaaacttaaagaaaatgCAAGAACAATTACATACAGTTATACCACACACTTCAAAACTCCAATCATTTCTAGGTTTACATCAGATTGAACAACAAGTACATCAATGTCAAAGATATGTTGATGATCTGGAAGATGATGATAGGGCAAAAGAatttgatatcaaaatgaaacaaaatgatgaaatagaAAGTATACAAAGCAAGATAAGATCACTAGAATCCCTAGGAGAAGTAAtggttgttaaaaaaaatatagacttGAATAGAGAAACAAGTGTGAGGAGGAAAGCACAAGTACAATCACGAGTACAATCCAACATAAACAACATGACAATGAATATAGAGACAAAGATAGAGATCAACATAAAGAGTATCAATGACATGATTTGTCTGATGGATGGAAGAGTTATAGTAGTGGAACAGTGTGGTGGTAAAGTTAACCTACTTACTTCTGATGGCAAACTACAGAAACAGTTACCTATATCTGGTGGAGTCGAGAGTGTTACACAGATCAATCAGAACACTATAGCAATAACTTATCCTGAGGAGAAGGCCATTAAGATCTTTAATATGGAGAATGAAACAGTTACCAAAGTTATCACATTAGACAAAGGATGCTGGGGTTTATCATTCTCCAATAATTCTATGGCTGTAGGTTTATATAAAGATGAAATCCGTATTATAGACTTGGAAGGAAATACACTGAAGTCAATACCAGTTGAGTGTGAAGATTACCTGTATAACCTTGTTTACTGTAATGACAGAGTAATCTATAGTGAATTTGTAGGTAAAGCAGTATACTGTTATGATGAATCAGGTAAACAGATCTGGAAATATACACAGGATTTATCACTACCAGAAGGACTTTGTACAGATACTTATGGTAACATTATTGTAGCAGACATTAACTCTGATGGAATAATAGTAATATCAAAAGATGGACAGAATAGTAAAGTACTGTTTAGTGAAGAGGATGGACTGAAGGAGCCTAAgtgtatttgttttaaacataatgAGTCTTCAGGTTTTATTTGTGGTGAAGATGGCAGATACTTGGCAAAATTCAATTTAGCTTCTAGATAA